A single window of Paenibacillus sp. FSL H8-0537 DNA harbors:
- a CDS encoding MFS transporter gives MTTAYRQSPRLVRNILFLLFALPGLSFASWISLTPAIRDLLHVSTAEMGIIMFAAAAGSIIGLLAAGSVVARKGARLVIVGSSLMIVIGLVAIGIGSAMTMMSVVIGGLIVFGCGFGAAEVALNVEGSAIEKALNRTLLPSFHGFFSVGTLIGAAIGAGAMAIQIPIMAHFSILALLITVTLFYCYRYLPKDTGKELVDGAAQRSSAVKQQLEVWKEKRTMLIGFMVLGMAFAEGAANDWLPLIMVDGYGVSSLAGSFVYGLFVAAMTLGRFTGGWVMDRYGRVWVLSGCAIAAILGLLLVIWGQHYFVASVGVVLWGLGASLGFPVGLSAAGDEPQGAAARVGAVATTGYIAALVGPPLLGFLGEHFGLLRALIVVLIGMVISASLTRSAKPI, from the coding sequence ATGACAACGGCTTATCGCCAGAGTCCCCGACTTGTCCGCAACATCTTGTTCCTTCTCTTTGCTCTGCCAGGACTGTCCTTTGCTTCATGGATATCCCTTACACCTGCTATTCGGGATTTACTTCATGTCTCTACTGCCGAGATGGGCATTATTATGTTCGCGGCCGCAGCGGGATCCATCATTGGTCTGCTTGCGGCAGGTTCAGTCGTCGCACGAAAAGGTGCACGTCTTGTCATAGTAGGCAGTTCTTTAATGATTGTGATTGGACTTGTGGCCATCGGAATCGGTTCGGCTATGACGATGATGTCTGTTGTTATAGGCGGACTGATCGTTTTTGGCTGCGGTTTCGGTGCGGCGGAGGTCGCACTAAATGTGGAAGGTTCTGCTATTGAAAAGGCATTGAATCGAACGCTCTTACCATCCTTTCATGGCTTTTTTAGTGTAGGAACACTCATTGGTGCGGCAATCGGTGCAGGGGCTATGGCCATTCAAATCCCGATCATGGCTCATTTCTCGATCCTCGCGTTGTTGATTACCGTCACTTTATTTTATTGCTATCGTTACCTGCCAAAGGATACAGGAAAGGAACTTGTGGATGGCGCAGCTCAGAGGAGCTCGGCTGTTAAGCAGCAGTTAGAGGTATGGAAAGAGAAGCGTACCATGTTAATTGGGTTTATGGTTTTGGGAATGGCATTTGCCGAGGGGGCCGCCAATGATTGGCTGCCGTTGATCATGGTAGATGGTTACGGGGTTAGCTCGCTGGCAGGTTCATTTGTCTATGGCTTGTTTGTTGCAGCGATGACCCTGGGACGTTTTACTGGCGGATGGGTCATGGATCGTTATGGAAGGGTGTGGGTCTTATCGGGCTGCGCCATTGCGGCCATTCTCGGATTACTGCTTGTGATCTGGGGGCAGCATTATTTTGTCGCTTCGGTAGGCGTCGTCTTATGGGGGCTTGGAGCTTCACTAGGTTTTCCCGTGGGGTTGTCGGCGGCAGGAGATGAACCTCAAGGTGCTGCTGCAAGAGTTGGTGCCGTAGCTACGACGGGCTACATCGCAGCTCTGGTGGGCCCGCCTCTATTGGGCTTCCTTGGAGAGCATTTTGGATTATTGCGTGCACTGATTGTTGTACTTATTGGCATGGTCATATCAGCTTCTCTGACCAGATCAGCTAAACCAATATAA
- a CDS encoding sugar O-acetyltransferase, whose amino-acid sequence MKTEKQKMLDGELYMAWDPELTRERAYARRMTRMYNQTTEMDDELRVRLLKDLLGSTGNNLGMEPNIRFDYGYNIHVGEHFYANFDCTILDVCEVRIGDNCMFGPGVHVYTATHPVDPYERIKGPEYAKPVTIGNNVWVGGRAVINPGVTIGNNVVIASGAVVTKDIPDNMIVGGNPAKVIKEIELKS is encoded by the coding sequence ATGAAAACAGAAAAACAAAAGATGCTGGATGGAGAACTATATATGGCTTGGGACCCTGAATTGACACGTGAGCGGGCATATGCCAGACGGATGACGCGCATGTACAACCAGACTACCGAAATGGATGATGAACTACGAGTAAGGTTACTTAAAGACCTGCTAGGATCAACAGGAAATAACCTTGGTATGGAGCCGAACATTCGTTTTGACTATGGATACAATATTCATGTTGGTGAGCACTTCTATGCAAACTTTGACTGTACCATTCTTGATGTGTGCGAGGTTCGAATTGGCGATAACTGTATGTTCGGACCAGGTGTACACGTATATACGGCTACACACCCTGTAGATCCTTATGAAAGAATCAAGGGTCCAGAATATGCCAAGCCAGTAACGATTGGTAACAATGTATGGGTTGGCGGACGAGCAGTAATTAATCCAGGTGTAACTATTGGCAATAATGTGGTTATCGCCTCTGGAGCCGTGGTGACTAAAGATATTCCGGACAACATGATTGTTGGTGGTAATCCAGCGAAAGTGATAAAAGAAATTGAACTAAAATCATAG